From Gimesia panareensis, the proteins below share one genomic window:
- a CDS encoding TolC family protein, translating into MKVTSSIAVSLLTCTLYSCAAGPAAYLSRKSETPATEKQEAAYTLSLEDEPASAADDLPEADTKLVAHEEPVELALSEFEAPLPPSPDGTTTQDNYASLSLADLESLAQANNPTLIQADAQVEAARGAAYQAGLRLNPVMGYKSDQIGIEGTAGELQGGFVSQEFVTGGKLQLSRAKWTQQMRIAETNLQAQCTRVLNDVQTHYYRTLAAQQLLAVQDKLLANAEDNLQTHQEMFNLGQTNQAGLLQAEVDLHRARLNKQTAENDLEQEWRALVAMVGTPELECTTLVGSLEPQNEPLDWNTMLNQLLECSPEIVAAWERVQHDEITVEREKVQPIPNVLVSVDFGHNYETNNSVAGVSVGLPIPIFDRNQGTVDQAQADLNQSRANVKRLELSLMSRLSNTYRDYRTSRQHVETYRDKMLPKAKQAYEVMHDSYYKRRAAWMDVLMAQKMYLNLQQDYIRSQLQNQETEVAIRGMLLTGGLTIPPAPMGSGHIDAVPKPR; encoded by the coding sequence GTGAAAGTAACATCTTCGATAGCGGTTTCGCTGCTTACGTGCACGCTCTACAGCTGTGCGGCTGGTCCCGCTGCCTACCTGTCCCGGAAAAGTGAAACTCCCGCGACTGAGAAACAGGAAGCTGCTTACACGCTTTCCCTGGAAGATGAGCCCGCTTCTGCAGCGGACGATCTACCGGAAGCGGACACGAAACTGGTGGCGCATGAAGAGCCGGTCGAGCTGGCGCTGTCGGAGTTCGAAGCCCCCCTGCCCCCCAGTCCCGATGGTACAACCACGCAAGATAACTACGCTTCCCTCTCTCTGGCAGACCTGGAATCGCTGGCCCAGGCAAACAACCCGACGTTGATTCAAGCCGATGCCCAGGTCGAAGCAGCACGCGGCGCCGCTTACCAGGCAGGTCTGCGACTGAATCCGGTGATGGGATACAAGAGCGACCAGATCGGCATTGAAGGAACCGCCGGGGAATTACAGGGTGGTTTTGTCTCCCAGGAATTTGTCACCGGAGGCAAACTGCAGTTGAGTCGTGCCAAGTGGACACAGCAGATGCGGATCGCGGAAACGAACCTGCAGGCGCAGTGCACGCGGGTGCTCAATGATGTGCAGACGCATTACTACCGCACCCTGGCGGCTCAGCAGTTACTGGCGGTTCAGGACAAGCTGCTGGCGAATGCGGAAGACAATCTGCAGACCCACCAGGAGATGTTCAACCTGGGACAGACGAACCAGGCGGGACTGTTACAGGCCGAAGTGGATCTGCACCGGGCCCGTCTCAATAAACAGACGGCTGAGAATGACCTGGAACAAGAGTGGCGTGCACTGGTAGCGATGGTAGGTACGCCGGAACTGGAATGCACGACCCTCGTCGGTTCGCTGGAACCTCAAAACGAACCGCTGGACTGGAATACGATGCTGAACCAGCTGCTGGAGTGCAGCCCGGAAATCGTCGCCGCCTGGGAACGCGTGCAGCATGACGAAATCACAGTGGAACGGGAAAAAGTCCAGCCGATTCCGAACGTGCTCGTGAGTGTCGACTTCGGCCATAACTACGAAACGAATAACTCGGTCGCGGGTGTGTCAGTCGGCCTGCCGATTCCGATCTTTGACCGCAACCAGGGGACCGTGGACCAGGCGCAGGCAGACCTGAATCAGTCGCGTGCCAACGTGAAACGACTGGAACTGTCGCTGATGAGCAGGCTTTCCAATACCTACCGAGACTACCGGACATCCCGCCAGCATGTAGAGACATATCGAGACAAGATGCTGCCCAAAGCGAAGCAGGCTTATGAAGTCATGCACGACAGCTATTACAAGCGCCGGGCCGCCTGGATGGATGTGCTGATGGCACAGAAGATGTATTTGAACCTGCAGCAGGATTACATCCGCAGCCAGTTACAGAACCAGGAAACGGAAGTGGCGATTCGCGGGATGCTGCTGACGGGGGGGCTGACTATTCCGCCGGCGCCGATGGGCAGCGGGCATATCGATGCGGTTCCCAAACCCCGGTAA
- a CDS encoding DeoR/GlpR family DNA-binding transcription regulator: MSSRQKRLVAQAVADMIAPGEAVLMDGGTTTLEVARQLAGKQLQVVTNSLPIANLLVNQPKVDLMLIGGFLFPKTGVALGKTAVESLKSVHVRRLIISVGGITEDGLYNSNMLLVETEQQMFAAAEEVIVVTDSTKFGHSALAYLCPLEDVDHIVVDDGITEEWQQVIRDAGIKLTIVET, translated from the coding sequence ATGTCATCCAGGCAAAAAAGGCTGGTTGCTCAGGCTGTGGCGGACATGATCGCTCCCGGAGAGGCTGTGCTGATGGATGGAGGCACAACCACTCTTGAAGTCGCTCGTCAACTGGCGGGCAAACAATTACAGGTCGTCACCAATTCACTGCCGATCGCCAATCTGCTGGTCAACCAGCCCAAGGTCGATCTGATGCTGATTGGAGGCTTCCTGTTTCCCAAGACCGGCGTCGCTCTGGGGAAGACGGCTGTGGAATCGCTGAAGAGCGTCCATGTACGTCGCCTGATCATCAGCGTCGGCGGAATTACGGAAGACGGGCTGTATAACAGCAACATGTTACTGGTGGAAACGGAACAGCAGATGTTTGCTGCTGCAGAAGAAGTGATCGTGGTGACTGACAGTACGAAATTCGGGCATTCGGCTCTGGCCTATCTCTGCCCGCTGGAGGATGTCGATCACATCGTCGTGGATGACGGGATCACGGAAGAATGGCAGCAGGTGATCCGTGACGCCGGTATCAAACTGACGATTGTCGAAACCTGA
- the pduL gene encoding phosphate propanoyltransferase — translation MTQLKNSISRSQVEQLVRQALSQQLPGTSAPGMQVAPNPLVVNISARHVHLSQEHLEVLFGKGSELEIQKDLYQEGYFAATQTVAIVGPRRRMIPNVRVLGPCRGETQVELAYTDSISLGLELPVRISGDIKGTPGCVLMGPKGVVELEYGVIRAARHVHMSPADCAYYGCANGDSLHLRVDSPGCTTVLEDVVVRENPDVKLEVHIDTDEGNAVDLDHATSVKLYIPESCKCKHS, via the coding sequence ATGACACAACTGAAAAATTCCATCTCTCGCTCGCAGGTAGAACAACTGGTTCGTCAGGCTTTATCTCAACAACTCCCGGGCACATCAGCCCCGGGAATGCAGGTTGCACCGAACCCCCTGGTTGTGAATATCTCGGCACGACACGTGCATCTCTCTCAGGAACACCTGGAAGTCCTGTTCGGCAAAGGCTCTGAACTCGAAATCCAGAAGGACCTTTATCAGGAAGGCTATTTCGCCGCCACGCAGACCGTGGCCATCGTCGGTCCCCGTCGCCGGATGATTCCCAACGTTCGTGTCCTGGGACCCTGTCGAGGTGAAACACAGGTCGAACTGGCCTATACCGACTCAATCTCTCTCGGACTGGAACTCCCCGTCCGCATCAGTGGCGACATCAAAGGGACCCCCGGTTGCGTTCTGATGGGACCCAAAGGGGTCGTCGAACTGGAATACGGCGTCATCCGGGCTGCCCGTCACGTTCACATGTCTCCGGCTGACTGTGCTTACTACGGTTGTGCCAACGGCGACAGCCTGCACCTGCGGGTCGATTCCCCGGGTTGCACGACCGTTCTCGAAGATGTGGTCGTACGCGAAAATCCGGACGTCAAACTGGAAGTCCACATCGATACCGACGAAGGCAACGCCGTCGATCTCGATCATGCGACTTCCGTCAAACTCTACATTCCGGAATCCTGCAAATGCAAACACAGCTGA
- a CDS encoding BMC domain-containing protein, protein MAKAMEALGMVETKGLISLIEAADAMLKAANVQMIGWEKVGSGLVTAFVVGDVAAVKAAVDAGAASASKVGEVVSVQVIPRPHEELANVLPGKTAAAKK, encoded by the coding sequence ATGGCGAAAGCAATGGAAGCCCTGGGAATGGTAGAAACAAAAGGGCTGATCAGCCTGATTGAAGCTGCCGATGCAATGCTCAAAGCAGCCAACGTACAGATGATTGGCTGGGAAAAAGTTGGTAGCGGTCTGGTAACCGCATTTGTCGTTGGCGATGTCGCTGCCGTCAAAGCTGCTGTTGACGCCGGTGCTGCTTCTGCCAGCAAAGTTGGCGAAGTCGTCAGCGTGCAGGTCATTCCTCGTCCTCACGAAGAACTGGCTAACGTACTGCCCGGCAAAACCGCCGCTGCCAAGAAGTAA
- a CDS encoding BMC domain-containing protein, translating to MSSEAIGLIETKGLVAQIEASDAMLKAANVTLVDQIQIGGAFITTVIQGDIGSVRAAVDAGAAAASQIGELVGAHVIARPSESLMSNFI from the coding sequence ATGAGTTCTGAAGCAATTGGTCTGATTGAAACAAAAGGTCTGGTCGCTCAAATTGAAGCTTCCGACGCCATGCTGAAAGCTGCCAACGTGACTCTGGTTGACCAGATTCAGATTGGTGGTGCCTTCATTACCACCGTGATCCAGGGTGATATCGGATCGGTTCGTGCTGCTGTTGACGCGGGTGCTGCTGCTGCTTCTCAAATCGGAGAACTGGTTGGCGCTCACGTGATCGCACGCCCCTCCGAAAGCCTGATGTCAAACTTTATCTAA
- a CDS encoding acetate/propionate family kinase: MKVLVANLGSTSFKYRLFDMPAEVQLARGGIDRIGGEQSHCFVEIGEHREEHEQNVPDHAAAVNLCLSQLTNSEWGCLDSADEVAGIGFKAVFAGNLSGVRLVDEALLTKMEALADIAPAHNPPYARAMRQLRQAFPDIPLVAALETAFHETIPPENRTYAIPFQWDEEYEVKRWGFHGASHRYIGSRMAELTGKDDLKVISCHLGGSSSLCAMQGGVSKANSLGMSPQTGLPHNNRVGDFDPFALPVLQKATGKSLAELLEDLSSKGGLLGMSGLSGDCRDLEEAAANGHERAQLALGVFHSAIRHYLGGYMTVLGGVDAIVFTGGIGENSVSLREKVCSNLEWAGIRLDAERNKTASEESQIQADDSNVQIWVVPTNEEIVVARQTVETIEGRA; encoded by the coding sequence ATGAAAGTACTAGTTGCCAATTTAGGTTCCACCAGTTTCAAATATCGCCTGTTTGATATGCCCGCAGAAGTGCAGCTCGCACGCGGGGGCATCGATCGGATTGGCGGCGAGCAGTCTCACTGCTTCGTCGAAATTGGTGAGCATCGGGAAGAGCACGAACAGAACGTGCCCGACCATGCTGCCGCCGTCAACTTGTGTCTGTCTCAACTGACCAACTCCGAATGGGGTTGCCTCGATTCAGCAGACGAAGTCGCCGGCATTGGTTTCAAAGCGGTCTTTGCCGGAAACTTAAGTGGCGTGCGTCTGGTAGATGAAGCCCTGCTGACCAAAATGGAGGCCCTGGCCGACATCGCGCCGGCTCACAATCCTCCGTATGCCCGGGCTATGCGACAACTGCGTCAGGCCTTCCCTGACATTCCGCTGGTTGCCGCACTCGAAACCGCCTTCCATGAAACCATCCCGCCTGAAAATCGTACCTATGCGATCCCCTTCCAATGGGACGAAGAGTACGAAGTCAAACGCTGGGGGTTCCATGGCGCCAGTCACCGGTATATCGGCTCCCGTATGGCCGAGCTCACCGGCAAAGACGATCTGAAGGTGATTTCCTGCCACCTGGGAGGCAGTAGTTCTTTGTGTGCCATGCAGGGTGGTGTCTCCAAAGCCAACAGTCTGGGAATGAGCCCTCAGACAGGATTGCCCCACAACAACCGTGTGGGTGATTTTGATCCGTTTGCTCTGCCGGTTCTGCAGAAGGCCACCGGAAAATCTCTGGCGGAACTTCTGGAAGACCTGTCGAGCAAAGGTGGACTCCTGGGGATGAGCGGATTGAGTGGCGACTGTCGCGATCTGGAAGAAGCGGCCGCCAACGGACACGAGCGGGCCCAACTGGCCCTGGGCGTGTTCCACTCAGCCATCCGGCACTACCTGGGAGGTTACATGACGGTACTGGGCGGCGTCGATGCGATCGTTTTCACGGGTGGAATCGGTGAGAACAGCGTCAGCCTGAGAGAAAAGGTCTGCAGCAACCTGGAATGGGCGGGAATTCGTCTGGATGCGGAACGGAACAAAACGGCTTCCGAAGAATCGCAGATCCAGGCGGACGACAGCAACGTGCAGATCTGGGTCGTGCCCACCAATGAGGAGATTGTCGTAGCACGGCAGACGGTAGAAACCATCGAAGGGCGTGCGTAA
- a CDS encoding EutN/CcmL family microcompartment protein, whose amino-acid sequence MFVGRITGSVVSSQKVEAMVGQKLLIVEPLRVNEKDQSDLTPTGRSFIVVDTVGAGQGEVVLCVQGSSARFTPETKSLPIDAAIIGIVDQVHIGHKEIFNSKD is encoded by the coding sequence ATGTTTGTAGGACGTATCACCGGAAGCGTCGTTTCGTCACAGAAAGTCGAGGCGATGGTCGGTCAGAAACTGTTGATTGTCGAACCGTTGCGCGTCAATGAAAAAGACCAGAGTGATCTGACTCCCACCGGACGGTCGTTTATCGTCGTCGATACCGTGGGGGCCGGGCAGGGTGAAGTGGTGCTCTGTGTGCAGGGGTCTTCGGCCCGTTTTACACCGGAGACCAAATCGCTGCCCATCGATGCAGCCATCATCGGCATCGTCGATCAGGTTCACATCGGTCACAAGGAGATTTTTAACTCGAAGGATTAA
- a CDS encoding aldehyde dehydrogenase EutE, translating to MQATEEAIRSVVQEVLSQLNNRGGYGSAPAGSTGDWGVFNSVDQAVAAAAAGQQQLLKATLEDRAKALEIVRQICDTQADELGRMELEETKIGRLDHKIEKLHLIKSIPGMEFLKTEAVSGDYGISLTEYAPFGVIGAITPVTHSLPTLACNFINMVAAGNTLVVNPHPSGAKIACEGVRRFNQAIYQATGLQNLVTIVGNPTLETADEIFNHRGIPLLVVTGGPGVARAALAAKKRAIVAGPGNPPVVVDETADIDNAAKSIIIGAAYDNNLLCIGEKEVFAVDSIFDQLMSAMGRHGGFQLNAQQVAQLTSLAFSPPKEPGGHALLNRDMIGKDAAVLAGMIGVNVPAGTQLLYGETDTNNPFVPEEQMMPFVPFVRCRNADHGIELAKEFEHGFGHTSMIHSRNIETITKMGRVMDTTLFVQNGPCGAALGNGGEGYGSFSIATPTGEGVTNPLTFTRFRRSTTVGHLRVI from the coding sequence ATGCAGGCGACAGAAGAAGCCATTCGCAGCGTCGTTCAGGAAGTGTTATCGCAGCTCAATAACCGGGGCGGCTATGGTTCCGCACCCGCGGGCAGCACTGGTGACTGGGGCGTGTTCAACAGCGTCGACCAAGCGGTTGCCGCTGCCGCCGCAGGTCAGCAGCAGTTGCTCAAGGCCACTCTGGAGGATCGGGCCAAGGCACTCGAAATCGTGCGGCAGATCTGCGATACCCAGGCCGACGAGCTCGGCCGCATGGAACTCGAAGAGACCAAAATCGGTCGCCTCGATCACAAAATCGAAAAACTGCATCTGATCAAAAGCATTCCCGGCATGGAATTCCTCAAGACCGAAGCCGTCTCCGGGGACTACGGGATCAGCCTCACCGAATACGCCCCGTTCGGCGTCATCGGTGCCATCACTCCCGTGACACACTCTCTGCCGACTCTGGCCTGTAACTTCATCAACATGGTCGCCGCCGGCAACACGCTGGTCGTCAATCCGCATCCCAGTGGTGCAAAAATCGCCTGCGAAGGAGTTCGCCGCTTCAACCAGGCCATCTACCAGGCCACCGGACTGCAGAACCTGGTGACGATCGTTGGCAACCCGACCCTGGAAACCGCAGACGAAATCTTCAATCATCGCGGCATTCCGCTGCTCGTCGTGACCGGGGGACCGGGCGTGGCTCGCGCCGCTCTGGCCGCTAAGAAACGGGCCATCGTCGCCGGTCCGGGAAATCCTCCCGTGGTCGTCGATGAAACCGCCGACATCGACAACGCCGCCAAATCGATCATCATCGGGGCGGCCTATGATAACAACCTGCTCTGCATCGGCGAAAAAGAAGTCTTCGCCGTCGACAGTATTTTCGACCAGCTGATGTCGGCCATGGGACGTCATGGCGGATTCCAGCTGAACGCTCAGCAGGTCGCACAACTCACCTCGCTGGCCTTCTCGCCCCCCAAAGAACCGGGCGGACACGCTTTGCTCAACCGCGACATGATCGGCAAAGACGCCGCTGTGCTCGCCGGAATGATCGGCGTCAATGTGCCGGCTGGAACTCAGTTACTCTACGGCGAAACCGATACGAACAACCCGTTCGTGCCCGAAGAGCAGATGATGCCCTTCGTGCCGTTCGTTCGCTGTCGCAACGCCGATCACGGAATCGAGCTGGCCAAAGAATTCGAACACGGGTTCGGTCACACCAGCATGATTCACTCAAGAAACATTGAAACCATTACCAAAATGGGACGCGTCATGGATACCACTCTGTTTGTGCAGAATGGTCCCTGTGGGGCTGCCCTGGGCAACGGTGGTGAAGGCTATGGTTCCTTCAGTATCGCGACGCCGACCGGGGAAGGGGTCACCAACCCGCTGACCTTTACCCGTTTCCGTCGTTCCACCACCGTCGGACATTTACGAGTTATCTAA
- a CDS encoding EutN/CcmL family microcompartment protein, with protein MLTGRVIGRATATAKHHSLAGWRLLLVQTLDIEGNADGFPELVIDQLGCGKHDLVLLTSDGAAVREMVGTNNTPIRWATLGVLDEDQSSPGKSPGTKK; from the coding sequence ATGTTGACAGGCAGAGTCATCGGACGGGCAACCGCCACGGCAAAACATCACAGCCTTGCCGGCTGGCGTCTGCTGCTCGTCCAGACACTGGACATCGAAGGCAACGCAGATGGATTTCCTGAACTGGTCATCGACCAGCTGGGGTGTGGCAAACACGATCTGGTGCTGTTGACATCAGACGGAGCCGCCGTCCGGGAAATGGTGGGGACCAACAATACCCCCATTCGCTGGGCGACCCTGGGTGTACTGGATGAAGATCAGTCATCACCGGGAAAGTCTCCGGGAACAAAGAAATAG
- a CDS encoding EutN/CcmL family microcompartment protein — MKIAEVIGRVTLSRQHPSLDGARWIIGIPLKSDELNTNKKKKTEPFVIYDELGASPGSQIAVSEGAEAAAPFHPDTKPIDAYVSAILDQVEVY; from the coding sequence ATGAAAATCGCAGAAGTCATCGGCCGAGTGACACTGTCACGCCAGCATCCGAGTCTGGACGGTGCGCGATGGATTATCGGGATTCCTTTGAAGAGCGACGAACTGAACACAAACAAAAAAAAGAAAACGGAACCGTTTGTGATCTACGATGAGTTGGGTGCTTCACCTGGCAGCCAGATCGCTGTCAGTGAAGGAGCGGAAGCAGCAGCTCCCTTTCATCCCGATACCAAACCGATCGACGCTTACGTGTCGGCCATTCTGGATCAGGTTGAAGTTTACTAA
- a CDS encoding class II aldolase/adducin family protein, with the protein MSSQWNSGIHDRKLKEEICEIGRRVYNKGFAAANDGNISIRVGENEVLCSPTMICKGFMNPEDICAVDLDGNQIAGTRKRTSEILLHLAIMKERPDVKAVVHCHPPHATAFAVAREPIPQCVLPEVEVFMGEVPLAPYETPGGQKFADTVLPFLKGGTNTIILTGHGTVSFGKSLEDAYWKTEILDAYCKILLLSKQLGRINYFTENETRELLDLKQKLGFDDPRFHVEDCDLCGNSAFREGYTEGLPQQKAFEPAPSYPGYLQKPSSQPAAAPAGGNSDQLIKAITDQVMTALGQ; encoded by the coding sequence ATGTCGAGTCAATGGAACAGTGGAATTCACGACCGGAAGCTGAAAGAAGAGATCTGCGAAATCGGACGTCGCGTCTACAACAAAGGGTTCGCGGCTGCCAACGACGGCAACATCTCGATTCGCGTCGGCGAAAATGAAGTACTCTGCTCGCCCACCATGATCTGCAAAGGTTTCATGAATCCGGAAGACATCTGTGCGGTTGACCTGGACGGTAACCAGATCGCCGGTACCCGCAAGCGGACCAGCGAAATCCTGCTGCACCTGGCTATCATGAAAGAACGTCCCGACGTCAAAGCCGTCGTGCACTGTCACCCGCCTCACGCGACCGCCTTCGCTGTCGCCCGCGAGCCGATCCCACAGTGTGTGCTGCCCGAAGTCGAAGTCTTCATGGGTGAAGTGCCGCTGGCTCCTTACGAAACACCGGGCGGACAGAAATTCGCCGACACCGTACTGCCTTTCCTCAAAGGGGGCACCAACACGATCATTCTGACCGGTCATGGTACCGTCAGCTTCGGTAAGTCTCTGGAAGACGCTTACTGGAAAACCGAAATTCTGGATGCGTACTGCAAAATCCTGCTGCTCTCCAAGCAGCTCGGACGCATCAACTACTTTACGGAAAATGAAACCCGCGAACTGCTCGACCTGAAGCAGAAACTCGGTTTCGATGATCCCCGTTTCCACGTAGAAGACTGTGACCTGTGTGGCAACAGCGCCTTCCGGGAAGGTTATACCGAAGGTCTGCCGCAGCAGAAAGCGTTTGAGCCGGCTCCCAGTTACCCGGGATACCTGCAGAAGCCATCGAGCCAGCCCGCGGCAGCACCTGCCGGCGGCAACTCAGATCAGCTGATCAAAGCGATCACCGATCAGGTCATGACAGCCCTGGGACAATAA
- a CDS encoding malate dehydrogenase — translation MNVSIIGGGGLVGSCAAFALQAGGIVREIALVDVNQELVEGQALDLLHGSSLTADQKIYAGGTELVKDSDVIVITAGLRRKPDESRLDLINRNVELFKNILADVKRVGTKPGAIVFVVSNPVDVLTYLAMKELGLPPQQVIGLGTVLDTTRLRSMLAARLDVPPTQVSTLILGEHGDSMVPVWSAAQVGGLPLDKFPGVNANLIAEVEKKTRGSGAEVIKKKGGAGFAVGVSIADVVHCIALDQRRILPVSSLQDGAFGLRDVCISVPTVMGRSGVMKHLEIELWPKEQLALTQSGRVLRETVDKVLG, via the coding sequence ATGAATGTCAGTATTATCGGTGGTGGGGGACTCGTCGGTTCCTGTGCCGCCTTCGCATTACAGGCCGGAGGCATCGTCCGGGAAATCGCTCTGGTAGACGTCAATCAGGAACTGGTCGAAGGCCAGGCTCTGGACCTGCTGCACGGCAGCTCTTTGACCGCAGATCAGAAGATTTACGCGGGGGGAACCGAACTGGTGAAAGACAGCGATGTGATCGTGATCACCGCCGGCCTGCGTCGGAAACCCGATGAAAGCCGCCTGGATCTGATCAATCGCAATGTCGAACTGTTCAAAAACATTCTGGCTGACGTCAAACGCGTCGGCACCAAACCGGGAGCGATTGTCTTTGTCGTCTCCAATCCGGTCGACGTGCTGACCTACCTGGCCATGAAAGAACTCGGACTGCCGCCTCAGCAGGTCATCGGTCTGGGAACGGTTCTCGATACCACCCGTCTTCGCAGCATGCTGGCAGCCCGTCTGGATGTCCCTCCGACACAGGTTTCTACCCTGATTCTCGGCGAGCACGGCGACAGCATGGTTCCCGTCTGGTCAGCTGCCCAGGTCGGTGGACTGCCGCTGGACAAGTTCCCCGGCGTGAACGCCAACCTGATTGCGGAAGTCGAAAAGAAAACACGGGGCAGTGGAGCCGAAGTCATCAAGAAAAAGGGCGGAGCCGGTTTCGCTGTCGGCGTGAGTATCGCCGATGTCGTGCACTGTATCGCCCTCGACCAGCGTCGCATTCTGCCGGTTTCGTCTCTGCAGGATGGTGCCTTCGGTCTGCGGGATGTCTGCATTTCGGTGCCCACCGTCATGGGACGCAGTGGCGTCATGAAGCACCTGGAAATCGAACTCTGGCCGAAAGAACAGCTGGCTCTGACTCAGTCCGGTCGGGTCCTGCGGGAAACCGTCGACAAAGTCCTGGGATGA
- a CDS encoding beta/alpha barrel domain-containing protein: MEKSLDRKLQSIHADPSGSKEFIIADAKDADMAFGIGAPGLSPERHDQELKYKTLAEYRQQIREVIKQEVVDIVLMSASTSEKLTIDERLFDNSPITPAARANDTTDVHVPRGGKLHLPPAKPFRSASLDHIQCGHLDCKPEERAYGADLGLYSVTFNNNLEEDLATLERYKEFREEAERKKFRHFLEIFDPNISNAVAADLAPGFINDLIARTLAGVASAGRPIFLKMVYHGPRAMEELVAYDPHLVVGILGGSAGTTLDAFQLIYDARKYGARVALFGRKINQAEHQLAFIQFLRYLVEDKIQPVDAVKAYHGVLQELGIKPHRDLDTDLTYQTAVMSYGGEDGKTFSFPEKKAGGKPATKSADKPAGTPAAGKTQDAPNFAAMSSAERLAYHQARLNRIFGG, from the coding sequence ATGGAAAAATCTCTCGACAGGAAGCTTCAATCGATTCACGCTGACCCCAGCGGATCGAAAGAGTTTATCATCGCGGATGCCAAAGACGCCGACATGGCCTTTGGCATCGGTGCTCCCGGGCTCTCTCCGGAACGGCACGACCAGGAACTCAAATACAAAACGCTGGCAGAATACCGTCAGCAGATTCGCGAGGTCATCAAGCAGGAAGTGGTTGACATCGTCCTGATGTCTGCCAGCACCAGCGAAAAACTGACGATCGACGAGCGATTGTTTGATAACTCACCGATCACTCCTGCCGCCCGGGCCAACGACACGACTGACGTGCACGTTCCCCGCGGAGGCAAACTGCATCTGCCGCCGGCCAAACCATTCCGGTCGGCCAGCCTGGACCACATCCAGTGCGGTCATCTCGATTGCAAGCCGGAGGAACGCGCCTATGGTGCCGACCTGGGTCTTTACTCAGTAACCTTTAATAACAATCTGGAAGAAGACCTTGCGACCCTCGAACGCTATAAAGAATTTCGCGAAGAAGCAGAACGCAAGAAGTTCCGCCACTTCCTGGAGATTTTTGATCCCAACATCAGTAACGCGGTTGCCGCGGATCTGGCACCCGGTTTTATTAACGACCTGATTGCCCGGACTCTGGCCGGCGTCGCTTCAGCGGGACGTCCCATCTTTCTGAAAATGGTTTACCACGGTCCGCGGGCCATGGAAGAACTGGTCGCCTATGATCCGCACCTGGTGGTCGGAATTCTCGGCGGTTCAGCAGGCACCACGCTCGATGCTTTTCAGCTGATCTACGATGCCCGGAAATACGGGGCCCGTGTCGCCCTCTTTGGTCGCAAGATCAATCAGGCCGAACATCAACTCGCTTTCATTCAGTTTCTGCGTTATCTGGTCGAAGACAAAATTCAGCCTGTTGACGCCGTCAAAGCCTATCATGGCGTACTACAGGAACTGGGCATCAAGCCACACCGTGATCTGGACACCGATCTGACATACCAGACCGCCGTGATGAGTTACGGCGGTGAAGACGGCAAAACCTTCAGCTTTCCGGAAAAGAAAGCAGGCGGCAAGCCGGCTACCAAATCCGCAGACAAACCAGCGGGGACACCCGCAGCCGGTAAGACTCAGGACGCTCCCAATTTCGCAGCCATGAGTTCGGCAGAGCGACTGGCCTATCATCAGGCACGCCTGAACCGCATCTTCGGCGGCTAA